In a single window of the Pedococcus dokdonensis genome:
- a CDS encoding matrixin family metalloprotease: MPKPLVALGVALVPVALTAAALATATTAADGAVATYKLTYASLPDGTKQVVRWNGCQTGITYKVNLGAVPSAKRSAVLSDTQRALVEVQNSTGFRFVYKGSTTEVPRVGSMPKQSAELVIAYTSPSKTNYSLTGSTLGQGGLYYGWVSRTVNGKTTYTVAAQRGFVVIDTPQMLTQLGSGTGTGLRRTNLLTHELGHAMGLQHVSDTRQQMYPVLRTTSPKLYYSGDRYGLTKVGKSAGCVNTTYMPVRDL, from the coding sequence ATGCCCAAGCCCCTCGTCGCCCTCGGCGTAGCCCTGGTGCCCGTCGCGCTCACCGCTGCGGCCCTGGCGACCGCGACCACGGCCGCAGACGGGGCGGTCGCCACCTACAAGCTGACCTACGCCTCCCTGCCCGACGGCACCAAGCAGGTCGTGCGGTGGAACGGCTGCCAGACCGGCATCACCTACAAGGTCAACCTCGGCGCGGTCCCGAGCGCCAAGCGGTCCGCGGTGCTCTCCGACACGCAGCGAGCGCTGGTGGAGGTGCAGAACTCCACCGGCTTCCGGTTCGTCTACAAGGGCAGCACCACCGAGGTGCCCCGGGTCGGCTCGATGCCCAAGCAGAGCGCCGAGCTGGTCATCGCCTACACCTCGCCGTCGAAGACGAACTACTCGCTCACCGGCTCGACGCTCGGCCAGGGTGGTCTCTACTACGGCTGGGTCTCGCGGACGGTCAACGGCAAGACGACCTACACGGTCGCGGCGCAGCGCGGCTTCGTCGTCATCGACACCCCGCAGATGCTGACCCAGCTGGGCAGTGGCACCGGCACCGGCCTGCGCCGGACCAACCTGCTGACCCACGAGCTCGGCCACGCCATGGGTCTGCAGCACGTGAGCGACACCCGCCAGCAGATGTACCCGGTGCTGCGCACCACCTCGCCGAAGCTCTACTACTCCGGCGATCGCTACGGACTGACCAAGGTCGGCAAGTCGGCCGGCTGCGTCAACACGACCTACATGCCCGTGAGGGACCTGTAG
- a CDS encoding OsmC family protein, producing MSNTAYATRTPLNGVDVATLFATLDAVKGQNEIAKFQFRATNTWQTGTHSQSRIHGFYGAGQELTHTHETVLDADHPVVLTGADKAPTPVEFLLHAIASCLTAGIANIASARGVELTKVSSTVEGDIDLLGILGLSDGSVRNGYQELRVTFHIEGDADDETLRGIVEQSRRRSAVYDALTNPTPVSVSVVTG from the coding sequence ATGAGCAACACGGCATACGCCACCCGCACCCCGCTGAACGGTGTGGACGTCGCGACCCTCTTCGCCACCCTCGACGCCGTCAAGGGACAGAACGAGATCGCCAAGTTCCAGTTCCGCGCCACCAACACCTGGCAGACCGGCACCCACAGCCAGTCGCGCATCCACGGCTTCTACGGAGCCGGCCAGGAGCTGACGCACACCCACGAGACGGTGCTCGACGCCGACCACCCGGTCGTCCTCACCGGCGCCGACAAGGCCCCGACGCCCGTCGAGTTCCTCCTCCACGCCATCGCGTCCTGCCTCACCGCCGGCATCGCGAACATCGCCTCCGCCAGGGGAGTCGAGCTCACCAAGGTCTCCTCGACCGTGGAGGGTGACATCGACCTGCTCGGCATCCTCGGGCTCTCCGACGGCTCGGTCCGCAACGGCTACCAGGAGCTGCGCGTCACCTTCCACATCGAAGGTGACGCCGACGACGAGACCCTCCGCGGCATCGTCGAGCAGTCCCGCCGCCGGTCGGCCGTCTACGACGCGCTGACCAACCCCACACCCGTCTCCGTCTCCGTCGTGACCGGCTGA
- a CDS encoding arsenate reductase ArsC: MSSDQATSRPSVLYVCVHNAGRSQMAAAYTHHLSDGAVEVRSAGSAPADSINPAVREAMLEEGIDISAEKPKILTNEAVQASDVVITMGCGDTCPIYPGKRYEDWTLEDPAGQGVDSVRPIRDEIKQRVLTLLEELRVEPVPLKV, from the coding sequence ATGAGCTCCGACCAGGCAACCAGCCGTCCATCCGTCCTGTATGTCTGCGTCCACAACGCCGGCCGCTCCCAGATGGCCGCGGCATACACGCACCACCTTTCCGATGGCGCCGTCGAGGTCCGGTCGGCCGGCTCCGCGCCCGCGGACTCGATCAACCCTGCCGTTCGGGAGGCCATGCTCGAAGAGGGCATCGACATCTCCGCGGAGAAGCCCAAGATCCTCACCAACGAGGCGGTCCAGGCCTCCGACGTCGTCATCACGATGGGCTGCGGTGACACCTGCCCCATCTACCCCGGCAAGCGCTACGAGGACTGGACGCTCGAGGACCCAGCCGGGCAGGGCGTGGACTCCGTTCGACCCATCCGTGACGAAATCAAGCAGCGCGTCCTGACCCTCCTCGAGGAGCTCCGGGTCGAGCCTGTGCCCTTGAAGGTGTGA
- a CDS encoding arsenate-mycothiol transferase ArsC, which translates to MTVHATDPYAAIVTDLAYSYDGVFSKESVAAAVADARDLLEPVPTVKAFLPILVARHAKEQLMAAAQSEGRIAKAVPELLFVCVQKAGRSQMAAALAEHLSAHRVHVRSAGSAPADHINPLVVDVLAERGVALTTAYPKPLSDNVIGAADVIITMGCGDACPIFPGKRYEDWDVADPAGQPIEVVRDIRDDIQARVTALLRDILN; encoded by the coding sequence ATGACCGTGCACGCCACCGATCCGTACGCCGCCATCGTCACTGACCTGGCGTACTCCTATGACGGTGTCTTCTCCAAGGAGAGCGTCGCCGCCGCTGTGGCCGACGCCCGCGACCTGCTCGAACCCGTCCCCACGGTGAAGGCCTTCCTGCCGATCCTCGTGGCTCGTCACGCCAAGGAGCAGCTGATGGCGGCCGCGCAGTCCGAAGGGCGTATCGCCAAGGCGGTCCCGGAGCTTCTGTTTGTGTGCGTGCAGAAGGCCGGACGGTCCCAGATGGCCGCAGCTCTCGCGGAGCACCTGTCTGCCCACCGGGTACACGTCCGCTCTGCCGGGTCCGCCCCGGCCGATCACATCAACCCGCTCGTCGTCGACGTGCTCGCCGAGCGAGGCGTCGCGCTCACCACGGCTTACCCCAAGCCTTTGTCCGACAACGTCATCGGTGCGGCCGACGTCATCATCACGATGGGGTGCGGCGACGCGTGCCCGATCTTCCCTGGCAAGCGCTACGAGGACTGGGACGTTGCCGATCCTGCCGGACAGCCCATCGAGGTCGTCCGCGACATTCGAGACGACATCCAAGCTCGCGTCACTGCACTGCTCCGCGACATCCTCAACTGA
- a CDS encoding aquaporin produces MSTSAPPLPRRLLAEFLGTALLVAVVVGSGIAAQQLSPNDVGLQLLENSTATVLGLTILILLFGPVSGAHFNPVVSLADWFLGRRTDHGLTLPDVGAYTVAQVLGAIGGSVLANAMFDVGMSISTKHRATGGHLLAEVVATTFLLALIFALVRSGRGAIAGPAVGAYIGAAYWFTSSTSFANPAVTVGRIFSDTFAGIAPGSAVAFIVAQLVGLAVGVGVTLGLYPDVSASADDVVVPHPASSTSRSTS; encoded by the coding sequence GTGAGCACTTCCGCACCGCCGCTGCCCCGCCGCCTCCTCGCCGAGTTCCTGGGCACCGCCCTGCTCGTCGCGGTCGTCGTGGGGTCCGGGATCGCCGCCCAGCAACTCTCCCCGAACGACGTCGGCCTGCAGCTGCTGGAGAACAGCACGGCAACCGTGCTCGGCCTCACCATCCTGATCCTGCTGTTCGGCCCCGTCTCCGGGGCCCACTTCAACCCGGTTGTGTCGCTCGCCGACTGGTTCCTCGGCCGTCGCACCGACCACGGCCTGACCCTGCCCGATGTCGGCGCCTACACGGTGGCGCAGGTCCTCGGTGCGATCGGCGGCTCCGTGCTGGCCAACGCCATGTTCGACGTCGGCATGTCCATCTCCACCAAGCACCGCGCCACCGGCGGTCACCTGCTCGCCGAGGTCGTGGCCACAACGTTCCTGCTCGCCCTCATCTTCGCCCTCGTCCGCAGTGGACGCGGCGCGATCGCCGGCCCCGCTGTCGGCGCCTACATCGGGGCCGCGTACTGGTTCACCAGCTCCACCTCGTTCGCCAACCCCGCCGTCACCGTCGGCCGCATCTTCTCCGACACGTTCGCGGGGATCGCCCCCGGCTCCGCCGTCGCGTTCATCGTCGCCCAGCTCGTCGGCCTCGCTGTCGGCGTCGGCGTGACGCTCGGCCTCTACCCCGACGTCAGCGCCTCTGCGGACGACGTCGTCGTTCCCCACCCCGCCAGCTCCACGTCCAGGAGTACCTCATGA
- a CDS encoding arsenate reductase/protein-tyrosine-phosphatase family protein has translation MDIERTSELESRAKAHAALADVTRLQILDLLTIGDASASEIGAALNVASNLLAHHLKVLEQAHLVTRRRSEGDGRRSYLSLGPAAHPDISGGSVLGSPARVVFVCTANTARSHLAAALWRQASVIPAISAGTHPGDRIHPGAVKVADRHDLALPDAAPQLLDRVQRGGDLIITVCDRAHEELDGLGWAHWSVPDPVPASTKAAFDDAYGHLASRVAALAPRLAPAS, from the coding sequence ATGGACATTGAGCGAACTTCCGAGCTGGAGTCTCGGGCGAAGGCACATGCCGCCCTCGCCGATGTGACGCGCCTGCAGATCCTCGATCTGCTCACCATCGGAGATGCGTCCGCGTCCGAGATCGGTGCCGCACTCAACGTGGCGTCGAACCTGCTTGCCCACCACCTCAAGGTTCTCGAACAGGCGCACCTGGTGACGCGTCGCCGGTCCGAGGGCGACGGCCGCCGCTCGTACCTCTCCCTGGGCCCCGCCGCTCATCCGGACATCAGCGGCGGGTCGGTCCTCGGGTCGCCAGCGCGCGTGGTGTTCGTATGCACCGCGAACACGGCCCGGTCACACCTTGCGGCCGCCCTGTGGCGTCAAGCCAGCGTGATACCGGCCATCTCAGCCGGAACCCACCCGGGAGACCGGATCCACCCCGGCGCAGTCAAGGTCGCGGACCGTCACGACCTGGCTTTGCCGGACGCGGCACCGCAACTGCTCGACCGAGTGCAGCGCGGCGGGGACCTGATCATCACGGTGTGCGACCGCGCCCACGAGGAGCTCGACGGCCTTGGCTGGGCACATTGGTCCGTCCCGGACCCCGTCCCAGCCAGCACCAAGGCGGCATTCGACGACGCGTACGGCCACCTCGCGTCTCGGGTGGCCGCGCTGGCTCCCAGGCTCGCACCAGCGTCCTGA
- a CDS encoding ArsI/CadI family heavy metal resistance metalloenzyme, with the protein MSRVQLALRVADLEGSIEFYSRLFNTAPAKRRPGYANFAIAEPPLKLVLLEGQPGEDTRMDHLGVEVESTDLVASATNRLADAGLATRIEDNTTCCYAVQDKVWVTGPGSEPWEVYTVKGDARADLEGKTSLDLSELSGDGTCCATDATATDIPADVKEKQTAAACC; encoded by the coding sequence GTGTCCCGCGTACAGCTCGCTCTTCGCGTCGCCGACCTCGAAGGCTCGATCGAGTTCTACTCCCGCCTGTTCAACACCGCCCCCGCCAAGCGCCGCCCCGGATACGCCAACTTCGCCATCGCCGAGCCGCCGCTCAAGCTGGTGCTGCTCGAAGGCCAGCCCGGCGAAGACACCCGGATGGACCACCTCGGTGTCGAGGTCGAGTCCACCGACCTGGTCGCCTCCGCGACGAACCGGCTCGCCGACGCCGGACTCGCGACCCGGATCGAGGACAACACCACCTGTTGCTACGCCGTCCAGGACAAGGTCTGGGTGACCGGACCCGGCAGCGAGCCGTGGGAGGTCTACACGGTCAAGGGCGACGCCCGTGCCGACCTGGAGGGCAAGACCAGCCTCGACCTGTCTGAGCTGTCCGGCGACGGCACGTGCTGCGCGACCGACGCCACTGCAACTGACATCCCCGCCGACGTGAAGGAGAAGCAGACCGCCGCGGCGTGCTGCTGA
- a CDS encoding ArsR/SmtB family transcription factor, which translates to MEMPLIPPDSALACCAPLAREPMTTDQAEQVSGLLKAIADPVRLRLMSMILSHQGGEACVCDLNDAFDLSQPTISHHLKVLHQAGLLDREKRGTWVYYKAKPEALAAMTSLFDVVSGGPTGK; encoded by the coding sequence ATGGAGATGCCGCTGATTCCGCCCGACAGCGCGCTGGCCTGCTGCGCCCCGCTCGCCCGCGAGCCAATGACGACCGATCAGGCCGAACAGGTCTCCGGACTGCTCAAGGCCATCGCCGACCCGGTGCGGCTGCGCCTGATGTCGATGATCCTGTCCCACCAGGGCGGCGAGGCCTGCGTCTGCGACCTCAACGACGCGTTCGACCTGTCCCAGCCGACGATCAGCCACCACCTCAAAGTGCTGCACCAGGCGGGGTTGCTCGACCGCGAGAAGCGCGGCACCTGGGTCTACTACAAAGCCAAGCCCGAGGCCTTGGCGGCAATGACAAGCCTGTTCGACGTTGTCAGCGGAGGACCTACAGGCAAGTGA
- a CDS encoding TetR family transcriptional regulator, translating to MGKSEQTRDRLQEVALDLIASQGFDSTTVEQIARAAGVSQMTFFRHFATKDAVVLSDPFDPRIAAAVAAQPPATPPLARACRGLRESINELTGSDEHQARQRVRIVAETPSLAAGVWANTTATQQVLSMVLAEHAPEPDARVAAAATMGALVAALLDWGSRDDDETLRVPLLRALQVLDPPSDDGGRQ from the coding sequence ATGGGCAAGTCCGAGCAGACCCGTGACCGCCTCCAAGAGGTTGCCCTGGACCTCATCGCATCCCAGGGTTTCGACTCGACGACGGTCGAGCAGATCGCACGTGCCGCTGGAGTCAGCCAGATGACCTTCTTCCGGCACTTTGCGACGAAGGACGCGGTCGTGCTCAGCGATCCCTTCGACCCGCGGATCGCGGCCGCCGTCGCTGCGCAGCCGCCCGCCACTCCCCCGCTTGCCCGAGCATGTCGCGGGCTCCGCGAGTCGATCAACGAGCTGACTGGCTCTGACGAGCACCAGGCACGCCAGCGCGTGAGGATCGTCGCCGAGACGCCCAGCCTCGCAGCCGGGGTGTGGGCGAACACCACTGCCACGCAACAGGTGTTGTCGATGGTCCTAGCCGAGCACGCCCCGGAGCCGGATGCCCGCGTGGCCGCCGCCGCCACCATGGGCGCACTCGTGGCCGCCCTCCTGGACTGGGGCTCTCGGGACGACGACGAGACCCTCCGGGTCCCACTCCTTCGCGCCCTCCAAGTCCTCGACCCGCCATCCGACGATGGGGGGCGTCAATGA
- a CDS encoding ABC transporter ATP-binding protein: MTGPAPALQCRSLVKRYGDLIALDHLDLVVPAAEVHALVGFNGAGKSTLMRVILGMTHADTGEVTILGSDLVRGEADWSRVGHLVDSPFGYPELTVIENLYAAARLHGLSHRPAQQATGRAIQRLALEPWARRTAGTLSQGNRQRLGLAASVLHRPALLVLDEPTNALDPSGVVLLRDLVAELSADGTAVLVSSHHLDEVARVANRVSVVHTGRVIGELDPTTPDLERTFFAMVHEADTEDVA, translated from the coding sequence ATGACCGGCCCTGCTCCTGCCCTCCAGTGCCGCAGCCTCGTCAAGCGATACGGCGACCTGATCGCGTTGGACCACCTCGACCTGGTCGTCCCAGCTGCCGAGGTACACGCGCTGGTCGGCTTCAACGGCGCCGGCAAGTCCACCCTGATGCGAGTCATTCTGGGTATGACCCACGCCGACACCGGCGAGGTGACCATCCTCGGCAGCGACCTCGTCCGCGGCGAGGCGGACTGGTCACGGGTTGGGCACCTCGTCGATTCGCCCTTCGGCTACCCGGAGCTCACGGTCATCGAGAACCTGTATGCCGCCGCGCGGCTGCACGGCCTTTCTCACCGGCCCGCGCAGCAGGCAACCGGCAGGGCCATCCAACGCCTGGCCCTCGAACCGTGGGCCAGGCGCACCGCTGGCACGCTCTCCCAAGGCAACCGTCAGCGCCTGGGCCTGGCCGCCAGCGTCCTGCACCGTCCAGCACTCCTCGTGCTCGACGAGCCCACCAACGCGCTGGACCCATCGGGGGTCGTCCTGCTCCGCGACCTGGTTGCCGAGCTCTCCGCCGACGGGACGGCTGTGCTCGTCTCCAGCCACCACCTCGACGAGGTCGCCCGGGTCGCCAACCGTGTCAGCGTCGTCCACACCGGTCGCGTCATCGGTGAGCTCGACCCGACAACGCCGGACCTCGAGCGAACCTTCTTCGCCATGGTCCACGAGGCCGACACCGAGGACGTGGCGTGA
- a CDS encoding ABC transporter permease, with translation MTRAAYRVELLKLRRSRVPAVAAVVVLLAPPLLAWAFMTAGTRGQGDPLSAKVNALSFGEGWSGYLNGLTQIAATGGFVGIGIVATWCFGREFADRQVVSLYASATSRRDVAGAKLMILIGWSLVVAIMSAPAALGIGLLAGLGNPDASTWVSLLRLVALHTLTGSLALTAGLFASAGRGYLAGFAGLIGLVVTPQLAIAVGAGSWFPWSAPGLWAIAPLNPGFPLVPGWHLLLVPLAALVTAGLTVAWWETAELR, from the coding sequence GTGACGCGCGCGGCATACCGGGTCGAGCTGCTCAAGCTCCGCCGCTCACGTGTCCCTGCCGTCGCGGCCGTGGTCGTGCTCCTCGCACCCCCATTGCTCGCCTGGGCCTTCATGACGGCGGGAACGAGGGGCCAGGGGGACCCGTTGAGCGCGAAGGTCAACGCTTTGTCGTTCGGCGAAGGTTGGTCCGGATACCTCAACGGCCTCACCCAGATCGCCGCCACGGGCGGCTTCGTGGGGATCGGGATCGTGGCGACGTGGTGCTTCGGGCGGGAGTTCGCAGACCGCCAGGTCGTGTCGCTCTACGCCTCGGCCACCTCGCGCCGCGACGTGGCCGGGGCCAAGCTCATGATCCTCATCGGCTGGTCCCTCGTCGTGGCGATCATGAGCGCTCCCGCCGCCCTCGGGATCGGTCTCCTCGCTGGGCTCGGCAACCCGGACGCCTCCACCTGGGTCAGTCTGCTGCGGCTGGTGGCCCTCCACACCCTGACCGGTTCGCTGGCCCTGACCGCAGGCCTGTTCGCGAGCGCGGGCCGCGGCTACCTTGCCGGGTTCGCGGGGCTCATCGGGCTCGTCGTGACCCCCCAGCTCGCCATCGCTGTCGGGGCCGGGAGCTGGTTCCCCTGGTCGGCACCGGGACTCTGGGCGATCGCACCGCTCAATCCCGGCTTTCCGCTCGTGCCCGGTTGGCACCTGCTCCTCGTCCCCCTGGCCGCTCTCGTCACTGCCGGACTCACGGTTGCGTGGTGGGAGACCGCTGAGCTGCGCTGA
- a CDS encoding GerMN domain-containing protein — protein MSWQRLGAAIGLTTVVALASACGVPDHGPPVTITRVPYNLTEPERRATATPSPRGTAPYVYLVRDQALVPVQASVSHVSDPAAAVTEVLAQLAAGPAEPDRSAGLSTALGPDATVRLVGLEGQVARVDIVAGDQQPAPSRVPLAVAQIVLTVTSVPGVAMVLVTSDGSPVELPLPGGALTGAPVTAQDYASLLERPAASGASGRPSQVATTR, from the coding sequence GTGAGCTGGCAACGGCTCGGTGCGGCCATCGGCCTGACAACCGTGGTGGCTCTTGCGTCGGCCTGCGGTGTGCCTGACCATGGGCCGCCGGTCACCATCACGAGGGTCCCGTACAACCTCACGGAGCCAGAGCGCAGGGCCACGGCCACACCCTCGCCCAGGGGCACGGCGCCGTACGTCTACCTGGTGCGAGATCAGGCCCTGGTCCCGGTGCAGGCGTCCGTGAGCCACGTCTCGGACCCGGCCGCCGCAGTGACCGAGGTGTTGGCGCAGCTCGCAGCCGGACCGGCCGAGCCGGACCGGTCCGCCGGGCTGTCGACTGCACTGGGTCCGGACGCGACGGTCCGCCTCGTAGGACTGGAGGGCCAAGTGGCACGGGTCGACATCGTGGCCGGCGACCAGCAGCCGGCCCCTTCACGGGTGCCGCTGGCGGTTGCGCAGATCGTGCTGACCGTGACGTCGGTGCCCGGGGTGGCGATGGTCCTGGTGACCAGCGACGGGTCGCCGGTGGAGCTGCCGCTGCCGGGTGGAGCGCTGACCGGTGCGCCCGTCACAGCGCAGGACTACGCGTCCTTGTTGGAACGACCGGCGGCCTCGGGGGCGTCAGGCCGGCCGAGCCAGGTTGCGACCACGAGGTGA
- a CDS encoding HAMP domain-containing sensor histidine kinase has translation MRQAFVDASFVREGLLTSGTQVDDVLASTSPPNGSVLILSRSGQWYSSSLSAGRDAVPAELRDIVESGSAASTWGRLAGEPVLAVGTPLTAVDAVFFEISPARELSSTLATLGWALTAFAALTTVGGALIGRAAARQVIAPLEGMARATARIAGGDVATRLEATGDPDLSVIVGSFNAMVEALQERLDRDARFAADVAHELRSPVTAMMTTVGVLEQASPDPARHAQAVALLRREVHRLGNALEQLLALGRLEAGVDERERQPIELGELLSNALRQTHRAARLLSLPGDPIGVLGDKGALRRTVINLLDNADIHGGGIVRVSLERDGRWAVVVVDDAGPGVPAGERQRIFERFARSGSRAARPGTGLGLSLVSETVRTHGGDVRCGESPDGGARFAVRLPVIELDPTTRGQA, from the coding sequence ATGCGACAGGCATTCGTCGATGCGTCGTTCGTGCGTGAGGGCCTGTTGACCTCTGGGACACAGGTGGACGACGTCCTGGCCTCGACGTCACCGCCCAACGGTTCCGTCCTGATCCTGAGCAGGTCCGGTCAGTGGTACTCCTCATCGCTCAGCGCGGGCCGAGACGCGGTGCCGGCCGAGCTGCGTGACATCGTCGAGAGTGGCTCTGCAGCGAGCACCTGGGGTCGACTCGCAGGGGAACCCGTTCTGGCGGTGGGCACGCCGCTGACCGCGGTGGATGCTGTCTTCTTCGAGATCTCCCCCGCCCGGGAGCTGTCCTCGACCCTGGCCACGCTCGGCTGGGCCCTGACCGCGTTCGCCGCCCTCACGACGGTGGGTGGGGCCCTGATCGGCCGAGCCGCCGCCCGTCAGGTGATCGCGCCGCTCGAGGGCATGGCTAGGGCAACAGCCCGTATCGCCGGGGGTGATGTCGCGACTCGCCTCGAGGCCACCGGGGACCCTGACCTCAGCGTGATCGTGGGCTCGTTCAACGCCATGGTCGAGGCCTTGCAGGAACGACTCGACCGGGACGCACGGTTCGCGGCCGACGTCGCGCACGAGCTTCGGTCACCGGTGACCGCGATGATGACCACCGTGGGGGTGTTGGAGCAAGCCAGCCCTGATCCCGCTCGGCACGCCCAGGCCGTCGCCCTGCTCCGGCGAGAGGTGCACCGGCTGGGCAACGCCCTGGAGCAGCTCCTGGCCTTGGGCCGCCTCGAGGCCGGGGTGGACGAACGGGAGCGTCAGCCGATCGAGCTCGGCGAGCTGCTCTCGAATGCGCTGCGGCAAACGCACCGTGCGGCGAGGCTGCTCTCGCTGCCGGGCGACCCGATCGGTGTGCTGGGCGACAAAGGAGCGCTGCGACGCACCGTGATCAACCTGCTCGACAACGCTGACATCCATGGCGGTGGGATCGTGCGTGTGTCCCTCGAGCGGGACGGACGGTGGGCCGTCGTCGTGGTCGACGACGCTGGCCCAGGAGTGCCTGCTGGTGAGCGGCAGCGCATCTTCGAGCGGTTCGCGCGGTCGGGGTCACGGGCTGCGCGACCTGGCACCGGGCTGGGCCTGAGCCTGGTGTCCGAGACGGTGCGGACGCACGGTGGCGACGTGCGATGTGGCGAATCGCCTGACGGGGGAGCCCGGTTCGCCGTCCGGCTCCCGGTCATCGAGCTCGATCCGACCACGAGGGGACAAGCGTGA
- a CDS encoding response regulator transcription factor, protein MAPTLLVLEDDEGIRSSLCLALEGEGYTTVGFGRAEDALIELPRLDVDLMLVDLMLGEMDGFTFVREVRQRSDVPIIVISARADTHDIVAALESGADDYVTKPFEVKEVSARLRALRRRPPTVARVGEMEISVLDSTRGPLVLDWGAGVVRRGNDELHVTTTEFRLLCELNQPSGRVLSRQVLLERVWDRDYFGDERIVDVHIRRLRTKIEEDPGTPQLLVTVRGLGYRFDRR, encoded by the coding sequence ATGGCACCCACTCTGCTCGTGCTCGAGGACGACGAAGGCATCAGGTCATCCCTGTGCCTGGCCCTGGAGGGCGAGGGCTACACGACGGTCGGCTTCGGACGGGCCGAGGATGCCTTGATCGAGCTGCCACGGCTCGACGTCGACCTCATGTTGGTCGACCTGATGCTGGGAGAGATGGACGGTTTCACCTTCGTCCGCGAGGTGCGCCAGCGCAGCGACGTACCCATCATCGTCATCAGCGCCCGCGCCGACACCCACGACATCGTGGCAGCCTTGGAGTCCGGCGCCGACGACTACGTGACGAAGCCCTTCGAGGTCAAGGAGGTCTCGGCCCGGCTGCGCGCCCTCCGCCGGCGTCCGCCCACGGTGGCCCGCGTCGGCGAGATGGAGATCTCCGTCCTCGACAGCACCAGGGGGCCGCTGGTCCTCGACTGGGGAGCCGGGGTCGTCCGGCGAGGAAACGACGAGCTTCACGTGACCACCACCGAGTTTCGCCTCCTCTGTGAGCTCAACCAGCCGTCCGGGCGCGTGCTCAGTCGTCAGGTGCTGCTCGAACGGGTGTGGGACCGCGACTACTTCGGTGACGAACGCATCGTGGACGTCCACATCCGGCGGCTGCGCACGAAGATCGAGGAAGACCCGGGGACTCCCCAACTACTCGTCACGGTGCGTGGCCTGGGTTATCGTTTCGACCGGCGCTGA
- a CDS encoding STAS domain-containing protein, with translation MATQETCQPVRTTTLHDASLTHDLVALRSTVAEVLLTRNESVLVDVSDLSRPSSTAVAALLWAKRSCARAGVRFRVRGAWHANRDVLGLCGLLTMSTSEDMS, from the coding sequence ATGGCCACCCAGGAAACATGCCAACCAGTCCGCACGACCACGTTGCACGATGCCTCCCTGACCCACGACCTCGTTGCCCTGCGGTCCACCGTGGCCGAGGTACTCCTCACCCGGAACGAGTCCGTCCTCGTGGACGTGTCGGACCTGAGCCGACCGTCATCGACGGCGGTGGCCGCCCTCCTCTGGGCCAAGCGAAGCTGCGCCCGGGCCGGCGTCCGCTTCAGGGTCCGCGGGGCGTGGCACGCCAACCGCGACGTGCTGGGGCTCTGCGGCCTCCTCACGATGTCGACCTCGGAGGACATGTCATGA